In a genomic window of Allomeiothermus silvanus DSM 9946:
- a CDS encoding IS256 family transposase codes for MGKRTKVAASPIGEHLEARSSSPTWETLRDWLRGKIRELMQGLLEEEVTEFLGRARYERRAAVDACGYRNGYGKPRKLTTSMGTIEVRRPRVRGVEERFESRILPLFARRTREVSELLPELYLHGLAEGDFDLALRGLLGEEAALSARTVARLKERWQAEWEAWRTQRLDDRAVVYLWVDGVYVKAGLERERAALLVAIAALSDGRKVVVAVVPGYRESVESWSEVLRDLRERGMNAPRLVIGDGHLGIWGALRNVWPEADEQRCWNHKVLNVLEQLPRHQQAVAKPMLGAIAYAPTRAEAERKGKEFEAWCHRHGYGKAAQTLGRDWERMVTFYRYPKEHWRHLRTTNVIESPFAALRLRTDAAKRFKKVERATAVIWKMLMVAQKRFRRLNAPELLAKVHAGVRYEDGIEVTQEEVAA; via the coding sequence ATGGGGAAGCGTACCAAAGTGGCTGCTTCGCCGATAGGCGAACACCTTGAGGCCCGTTCGTCATCTCCCACCTGGGAGACGTTGCGGGATTGGCTGAGGGGGAAGATCCGGGAGTTGATGCAGGGGCTGCTGGAGGAGGAAGTGACGGAATTTCTGGGCCGTGCCCGGTATGAGAGGCGGGCGGCCGTCGATGCGTGCGGTTACCGCAACGGCTACGGCAAGCCGCGGAAGCTGACGACCTCCATGGGCACCATCGAGGTGCGGCGGCCCCGGGTCCGGGGGGTGGAGGAGCGGTTCGAGAGCCGGATTCTCCCCCTGTTCGCCCGGCGCACGAGGGAGGTCTCGGAGCTGTTGCCCGAGCTGTACCTGCACGGGCTGGCCGAGGGCGACTTCGACCTGGCCCTGCGGGGGCTGCTCGGAGAGGAGGCGGCGCTTTCGGCCCGGACGGTAGCCCGCCTGAAGGAGCGGTGGCAGGCGGAGTGGGAGGCCTGGCGCACGCAGCGGCTGGACGACCGGGCGGTGGTCTACCTGTGGGTGGACGGGGTGTACGTGAAGGCGGGCTTGGAGCGCGAGCGGGCGGCGCTCTTGGTGGCCATCGCCGCCTTGTCGGATGGCCGCAAGGTGGTGGTGGCGGTCGTACCCGGGTACCGGGAGTCGGTGGAGAGCTGGTCGGAAGTGCTGCGGGACCTGCGGGAGCGGGGGATGAACGCGCCGCGGCTGGTGATCGGGGACGGGCACCTGGGGATCTGGGGGGCACTGCGCAACGTGTGGCCGGAGGCCGACGAGCAGCGGTGCTGGAACCACAAGGTGCTCAATGTGCTGGAGCAGTTGCCGCGCCACCAGCAGGCCGTGGCCAAGCCCATGCTGGGGGCCATCGCCTACGCGCCGACCCGGGCGGAGGCGGAACGGAAGGGCAAGGAGTTCGAGGCCTGGTGTCACCGGCACGGCTACGGCAAGGCGGCGCAGACGCTGGGGCGGGACTGGGAGCGGATGGTGACCTTCTACCGGTACCCCAAGGAGCACTGGCGCCACCTGCGGACCACGAACGTGATCGAATCGCCCTTCGCCGCACTGCGGCTGCGGACGGATGCGGCCAAGCGGTTCAAGAAGGTGGAACGGGCCACGGCAGTGATCTGGAAGATGCTGATGGTGGCCCAAAAGAGGTTCCGGCGGTTGAATGCCCCGGAGTTGCTGGCCAAGGTCCACGCCGGGGTGCGCTACGAGGACGGCATCGAGGTCACCCAGGAGGAGGTCGCTGCCTGA